A region of the Coleofasciculus sp. FACHB-T130 genome:
TAGAAACACGAAATGCTGAAGTATTCGCGCCGCTTCAGTTATAGGCGACCCAATTGAGCCTACCCAACGCCGCTTAGGTAAAGGATGAAACGATGTCGCAGATGGAAGAACTTCGACAGCTAATTCTAAATTCTTTAGATGAAACAGAACTCTCTCTGGGAGGCAAACAGCTCGCATCTCTACCAGCAGAAATTGGGCAATTGCATTCTTTGACAAAACTCAATCTGAGCTTAAACCAGCTTGCATCCTTGCCAGCAGAGATTGGGCGACTACATTCTTTGACAAAACTCAATCTGAGCTTAAACCAGCTTGCATCCTTGCCAGCAGAGATTGGGCAACTACATTCTTTGACAAAACTCAATCTGAGCTTAAACCAGCTTGCATCCTTGCCAGCAGAAATTGGGCAACTGCATTCCTTGAAATATCTCAATCTGAGCTTAAACCAGCTTGCATCCCTACCAGCAAAAATTGGGCAACTGCATTCTTTGACATATCTCGATTTGAAGTACAACCAACTGGCATCCTTGCCAGCAGAAATTGGGCAATTGCATTCCTTGACATATCTCTATCTGGAAGGCAACCAGCTTGCATCCCTACCAGAAAAAATTGGGCAACTGCATTCCTTGAGAGAGCTAGATTTGGGTGACAACCAGTTCGCATCCCTGCCACCAGAGATCGGGCAACTACATTCCTTGACATATCTCAATCTGAGTGACGATTCCATTCAAGATTTATCGCTGTTAGCCAACCATCCCAATCCAGAACTGAGGGTTGATTGTTTTGGTGTTGAGCTTCCTCGCCGCTATTGGACGCACCTGAACCAGTGGCAAGCCGAATGGCTGCTGACAGAACCCAATGCGGAAGTCCGGCGAGTGTTGATTCAGCAGATTGGTTGCGATCGCATTTGTCAGCAGTTGGCAACCCAAACAATCGATACCTGGCGCGAATATACCCTGCTCAAAATTGATGCAGACGTTGATGTCGAACCCATTCATCTGCTGAAAATGACCTGTCCCAGCACAAACCATCTTCACGTCCTGCGCGTTCCACCCACCCTCACCTCTGCCAGAGAGGCGATTTGCTGGGTAAACTGGGACGTTGA
Encoded here:
- a CDS encoding leucine-rich repeat domain-containing protein translates to MSQMEELRQLILNSLDETELSLGGKQLASLPAEIGQLHSLTKLNLSLNQLASLPAEIGRLHSLTKLNLSLNQLASLPAEIGQLHSLTKLNLSLNQLASLPAEIGQLHSLKYLNLSLNQLASLPAKIGQLHSLTYLDLKYNQLASLPAEIGQLHSLTYLYLEGNQLASLPEKIGQLHSLRELDLGDNQFASLPPEIGQLHSLTYLNLSDDSIQDLSLLANHPNPELRVDCFGVELPRRYWTHLNQWQAEWLLTEPNAEVRRVLIQQIGCDRICQQLATQTIDTWREYTLLKIDADVDVEPIHLLKMTCPSTNHLHVLRVPPTLTSAREAICWVNWDVDPEAFAVET